A part of Macaca mulatta isolate MMU2019108-1 chromosome 12, T2T-MMU8v2.0, whole genome shotgun sequence genomic DNA contains:
- the NEUROD1 gene encoding neurogenic differentiation factor 1 has product MTKSYSESGLMGEPQPQGPPSWTDECLSSQDEEHEADKKEDDLEAMNAEEDSLRNGGEEEDEDEDLEEEEEEEEEDDDQKPKRRGPKKKKMTKARLERFKLRRMKANARERNRMHGLNAALDNLRKVVPCYSKTQKLSKIETLRLAKNYIWALSEILRSGKSPDLVSFVQTLCKGLSQPTTNLVAGCLQLNPRTFLPEQNQDMPPHLPTASASFPVHPYSYQSPGLPSPPYGTMDSSHVFHVKPPPHAYSAALEPFFESPLTDCTSPSFDGPLSPPLSINGNFSFKHEPSAEFEKNYAFTMHYPAATLAGAQSHGSIFSGTAAPRCEISIDNIMSFDSHSHHERVMSAQLNAIFHD; this is encoded by the coding sequence ATGACCAAATCGTACAGCGAGAGTGGGCTGATGGGCGAACCTCAGCCCCAAGGTCCTCCAAGCTGGACAGACGAGTGTCTCAGTTCTCAGGACGAGGAGCACGAGGCAGACAAGAAGGAGGACGACCTCGAAGCCATGAACGCAGAGGAGGACTCACTGAGGAatgggggagaggaggaggacgAAGACGAGGAcctggaagaggaggaagaagaggaagaggaggatgacGATCAAAAGCCCAAGAGACGCGGCCCCAAAAAGAAGAAGATGACCAAGGCTCGCCTGGAGCGTTTTAAATTGAGACGCATGAAGGCTAACGCCCGGGAGCGCAACCGCATGCACGGACTGAACGCGGCCCTAGACAACCTGCGCAAGGTGGTGCCCTGCTATTCTAAGACGCAGAAGCTGTCCAAAATCGAGACTCTGCGCTTGGCCAAGAACTACATCTGGGCTCTGTCGGAGATCCTGCGCTCAGGCAAAAGCCCAGACCTGGTCTCCTTCGTTCAGACCCTTTGCAAGGGCTTATCCCAACCCACCACCAACCTGGTTGCAGGCTGCCTGCAACTCAATCCTCGGACTTTTCTGCCTGAACAGAACCAGGACATGCCCCCGCACCTGCCGACGGCCAGCGCTTCCTTCCCTGTACACCCCTACTCCTACCAGTCGCCTGGGCTGCCCAGTCCGCCTTACGGCACCATGGACAGCTCCCATGTCTTCCACGTCAAGCCGCCGCCGCACGCCTACAGCGCAGCGCTGGAGCCCTTCTTTGAAAGCCCTCTGACTGATTGCACCAGCCCTTCCTTTGATGGACCCCTCAGCCCGCCGCTCAGCATCAATGGCAACTTCTCTTTCAAACACGAACCGTCCGCCGAGTTTGAGAAAAATTATGCCTTTACCATGCACTATCCTGCAGCGACCCTGGCAGGGGCCCAAAGCCACGGATCAATCTTCTCGGGCACCGCTGCCCCTCGCTGCGAGATCTCCATAGACAATATTATGTCCTTCGATAGCCATTCACATCATGAGCGAGTCATGAGTGCCCAGCTCAATGCCATCTTTCATGATTAG